Proteins encoded together in one Scheffersomyces stipitis CBS 6054 chromosome 5, complete sequence window:
- the GCN3 gene encoding translation initiation factor eIF-2B alpha subunit (GCN3) (go_component eukaryotic translation initiation factor 2B complex~go_function translation initiation factor activity; GTP binding~go_process translational initiation), which produces MSDAFDITKTYLQFLEDDRDLTMPIAAIESLVTMLRVKQPSTSSELINLVKSNIDTLKSSIPNAISLSAGCDLFMRFVLRNTNLYSDWESCKKNLVENGQLFVQRAKESRNKSAEYGLPFIKDDDTILVHSFSRVVYTLLKKAKTERLVRFRVIVTESRPTGLGFYMAKKLREAEIPVEVIVDNAVGYIIHKVDKILVGAEGVAESGGIINHIGSYQIGCLAKVNNKPFYVVTESHKFVRLFPLAPNDLPTSVRNLLSEADEKEKNPDDQSILNEHKLDFTSHEYITALITDLGVLTPSAVSEELIKVWYD; this is translated from the coding sequence ATGAGCGACGCTTTTGATATCACAAAAACGTATCTCCAGTTTTTGGAAGATGATAGAGATTTGACAATGCCCATCGCAGCCATCGAGTCGCTAGTCACTATGCTCAGAGTTAAGCAGCCTTCCACATCGTCagaattgatcaacttggtcaagtctAACATCGACACGTTGAAGTCGTCTATTCCCAACGCCATTTCGCTTTCAGCTGGTTGTGATTTGTTCATGAGATTTGTATTAAGAAACACCAACTTGTATTCTGACTGGGAGTCTTGTAAGAAGAACTTAGTGGAAAATGGCCAGCTTTTCGTTCAAAGAGCCAAAGAATCGAGAAACAAACTGGCTGAATATGGTCTTCCTTTCATCAAGGATGATGATACCATCTTGGTGCACTCGTTTTCACGTGTAGTATAtacgttgttgaagaaggctaAGACCGAGCGATTAGTTCGTTTCAGAGTCATAGTCACGGAGTCCAGACCTACTGGTTTGGGATTCTACATGGCCAAAAAGTTGCGTGAAGCCGAGATACCAGTGGAAGTAATAGTAGACAACGCAGTAGGGTACATTATCCACAAAGTCGACAAGATATTGGTTGGTGCTGAGGGCGTAGCTGAAAGTGGAGGAATCATCAACCATATTGGTTCGTACCAGATCGGATGTTTGGCCAAAGTCAACAACAAGCCTTTCTATGTAGTCACTGAGTCACACAAATTCGTCAGATTGTTCCCATTGGCTCCAAACGATTTACCAACCAGTGTCAGAAACCTTTTGTCAGAAGCtgatgaaaaggaaaagaaccCAGACGACCAAAGCATATTGAACGAGCACAAGCTCGACTTTACTCTGCATGAATATATCACTGCATTGATCACTGACTTGGGAGTATTGACGCCGTCAGCTGTGTCTGAGGAGTTGATCAAGGTGTGGTACGATTAG
- the YNB1 gene encoding conserved hypothetical protein — protein MDKLKIVVISGGTATNELVSVFKHISPHVCYILPISDNGGSTSEIIRVIGGPAIGDVRSRLTRLIPDHQQPLLRLLSFRLSSVPAEAKVQWNEIVDGTHELWNGISSATKEIFRAFFIHIHVELLKRSKHHVASNKKQFRYELANVGNLFLTGVRLFIGSLDSAIELFCKLTDIDSSTEVLPCINTNFTYHISALLENGLIITGQSQISHPSETHSAKIDIYPPPINTTRPATPSETTLRTSYFGTASLDGLTNDFPINEVALANTPKRQSIISVLSDDEDDEELGNVPQYTHPELKKSQLHFNKSHNIEPLLSPIKRIFYVSPYGQEICPTAPSKVTSSIAHADLLVYSIGSLMTSIIPIVILKGVGRAIASSLTDAPDRKKRVLLLNGCLDRETFGMTATNFIKEIAESATYSLHSNGDESIPPALMEWNKYVTHLLYMEDPSIPVDKDYLENTRDIRCVEVKKVAGTDYFDLQSLQEKLTEITEE, from the coding sequence ATGGACAAGCTCAAGATAGTTGTAATCAGCGGTGGAACTGCGACCAACGAGCTTGTTTCGGTTTTCAAACATATTCTGCCCCATGTCTGTTACATATTGCCTATTCTGGACAATGGAGGATCAACGTCTGAGATAATTCGAGTCATTGGTGGTCCAGCTATAGGTGATGTCCGCTCAAGATTGACAAGGTTGATTCCTGATCATCAGCAGCCGTTGCTTCGGCTTTTAAGTTTCCGGTTGCTGCTGGTCCCAGCCGAGGCAAAAGTTCAATGgaatgaaattgtagatggaACCCATGAGTTATGGAACGGTATCAGTTCAGCAACAAAGGAGATTTTCCGAGCATTTTTCATTCATATACACGTAGAGCTACTCAAGAGGTCGAAACATCATGTAGCCTCGAACAAGAAACAGTTTCGGTATGAGTTGGCCAATGTAGGCAACCTTTTTTTGACAGGAGTGAGGTTATTCATAGGGTCTCTAGACTCAGCCATTGAATTGTTCTGCAAACTTACTGATATCGATCTGCTGACGGAGGTTTTACCTTGTATTAATACCAACTTCACGTATCACATCAGTGCATTGCTCGAAAATGGATTGATCATTACTGGTCAGTCGCAGATTTCACATCCTTCTGAGACTCATAGTGCCAAAATCGATATTTATCCGCCTCCTATCAATACAACTCGTCCTGCAACTCCTTCCGAGACTACGTTGCGAACAAGTTACTTCGGAACTGCATCGTTAGATGGGCTCACCAATGACTTTCCTATCAACGAGGTGGCTCTAGCCAACACTCCGAAGAGACAGAGCATTATTTCAGTGCTCtcagacgatgaagatgacgaggaGTTGGGGAATGTTCCACAGTATACACATCCTGAGCTTAAGAAGTCACAGTTGcacttcaacaagtctcACAATATCGAGCCGTTGCTTTCTCCAATCAAGCGAATATTCTATGTGTCTCCTTATGGCCAAGAGATCTGTCCTACTGCTCCTAGCAAAGTGACCTCTTCTATAGCCCATGCGGACCTTCTTGTGTACTCCATAGGCTCGTTGATGACAAGTATCATTCCCATCGTAATATTGAAGGGTGTAGGGAGAGCTATAGCCTCGAGTTTGACTGATGCTCCAGATCGCAAGAAGAGAGTGCTTTTACTTAATGGGTGTCTAGACAGAGAAACTTTTGGGATGACGGCAACAAATTTCATCAAGGAGATTGCCGAACTGGCTACATACTCGTTACATTCCAATGGAGACGAATCTATTCCGCCAGCACTCATGGAATGGAACAAATACGTTACCCACTTGCTCTACATGGAGGACCCATCCATCCCCGTAGACAAAGACTATTTGGAGAATACTAGGGACATCCGATGCGTGGAAGTTAAAAAGGTCGCTGGAACGGATTATTTTGATTTGCAGagtcttcaagaaaaatTGACAGAAATAACCGAAGAATGA
- the ASC1 gene encoding WD repeat protein (interacts with the translational machinery): protein MADQEVLVLRGTLEGHNGWVTSLSTTPAHPDLLLSGSRDKTLIRWKLTGGEDNQYGVPQKSFKGHSHIVQDVTISADGAYALSASWDKTLRLWDLESGECTQRFVGHTGDVLSVSIAKNLRQIVSASRDKTVKVWNTIGECMATLNGHSDWVSAVRISPSDNSSTVISASWDKTVKSWDLLDYSVNADYIGHTGYISCITLSPDGSLCSSAGKDGVIILWDLNSNKTLYTLNANSEVHALAFSPNRYWLAAATSSGIKIFKLQERELLDELKPEFAIGAKAKDPEAISLAWSADGQNLFAGYTDNVIRVWQVMTPSA from the exons ATGGCTGACCAAGAAGTTTTAGTTTTGAGAGGTACCTTAGAAGGTCACAACGGATGGGTTACTTCCCTTTCCACCACCCCAGCTCACCCagacttgttgttgtctgGTTCCAGAGACAAGACTTTGATCAGATGGAAGTTGACTGGAGGTGAAGACAACCAATACGGTGTCCCACAAAAGTCCTTCAAGGGTCACTCCCACATTGTCCAAGACGTTACCATCTCTGCTGACGGTGCTTACGCCTTGTCTGCTTCTTGGGATAAGACCTTGAGATTGTGGGACTTGGAATCTGGTGAATGTACCCAAAGATTCGTTGGCCACACTGGTGACGTTTTGTCCGTCTCCATCGCCAAGAACTTGAGACAAATTGTCTCTGCTTCCAGAGACAAGACCGTCAAGGTCTGGAACACCATCGGTGAATGTATGGCCACCTTGAACGGCCACTCCGACTGGGTCTCTGCCGTCAGAATCTCTCCATCCGACAACTCTTCCACTGTTATCTCTGCTTCTTGGGATAAGACTGTTAAG TCCTGGGACTTGTTGGACTACTCTGTCAACGCTGACTACATTGGACACACCGGTTACATTTCCTGCATCACCTTGTCCCCAGATGGATCTTTGTGCTCCTCTGCTGGTAAGGACGGTGTTATCATCTTGTGGGACTTGAACTCCAACAAGACTTTGTACACCTTGAACGCCAACTCTGAAGTCCATGCTTTGGCTTTCTCTCCAAACAGATACTGGTTGGCTGCTGCCACCTCTTCTGGtatcaagatcttcaagttgcaagaaagagaattgttGGATGAATTGAAGCCAGAATTCGCTATTGGTGCCAAGGCCAAGGACCCAGAAGCCATCTCTTTGGCTTGGTCTGCTGACGGTCAAAACTTGTTCGCCGGTTACACTGATAACGTTATCAGAGTCTGGCAAGTCATGACCCCATCCGCTTAA
- the PRW1 gene encoding conerved hypothetical protein with WD repeats, with the protein MAKISEFERQRQENIQRNKELLKSLNLDSLSQSIKRELPRASETKKRKTTPRTKAVKKEDVEPSRRSRRIAGIKSELENPEEYNHKKSGSLKFEDKVIKSDSTEPEVKQEEKEELSEDIKNDNKVLHRLQALGDKFSAGDFFDIIQKNPIQYDDKVLQSTRDEFDKLKIYEKHNPLDIKISHTRITAINFHPSTTDRVVAAGDTNGNVGIWAVDSGEDDSEPTISILRPHGKAISRILTPVAEQNKLYSASYDGSVRVLDLNKLASTEVVYLNDPYENDDYALGVSDINFCASDANLLYMTTLSGSFHKHDIRTPFKPLKSKDILRLHDKKIGSFSINPNNTYQIATASLDRTLRIWDLRNVSKANAEWSEFENQISPHLYGSFSSRLSVSCVDWNSENRLVCNGYDDYINIFDLNEESLIPDNLKAFNKIKHNCQTGRWVSILKSKWQVAPEDGVQKFVIANMNRALDIYDQKGQIIAHLTDSVGAVPAVCGFHPTKNWVVGGSASGKVYLFE; encoded by the exons ATGGCAAAGATTTCGGAGTTTGAAAGGCAGAGACAGGAAAATATCCAGCGGAACAAGGAGCTCTTGAAGCTGTTGAATTTGGACTCTCTTTCTCAACTGATTAAGAGAGAGCTTCCCAGAGCCAGCGAGACcaaaaaaaggaaaacaactccaagaacaaaagcTGTCAAAAAAGAGGATGTCGAACCGTCAAGAAGATCACGCCGGATTGCCGGAATCAAGTCGGAATTGGAAAACCCGGAAGAGTACAACC ACAAAAAACTGGGGagtttgaaatttgaagataaaGTCATCAAATCCGATTCGACTGAACCAGAAGTgaagcaagaagagaaagaagaactaAGCGAAGACATCAAAAACGATAATAAAGTACTCCATAGATTGCAAGCTCTTGGAGACAAGTTTTCTGCTGGagatttctttgatatAATTCAAAAGAATCCCATCCAGTACGACGATAAAGTATTACAGTCGACTCGGGACGAGTTTGATAAGTTGAAGATCTACGAGAAACACAATCCTCTCGATATCAAGATCTCACACACCAGGATCACAGCTATCAATTTCCACCCTTCAACGACTGATAGAGTTGTGGCTGCTGGAGACACTAATGGTAATGTGGGAATCTGGGCTGTAGACTCGGGTGAGGACGATTCCGAGCCTACCATATCGATTTTAAGACCTCATGGTAAGGCTATATCTCGTATCTTGACTCCTGTAGCTGAACAAAATAAGCTATATTCGGCTTCATATGACGGTTCTGTTAGAGTGTTggatttgaacaagttggcGTCGACAGAAGTGGTGTATCTTAATGATCCATACGAAAACGACGATTATGCCTTGGGAGTTTCCGATATCAACTTCTGTGCCTCAGATGCCAATCTCTTATACATGACAACATTATCCGGAAGTTTCCATAAGCACGACATTAGAACGCCATTCAAACCTCTCAAAAGCAAAGATATACTTCGTTTGCATGATAAGAAGATCGGTTCTTTCTCTATCAATCCTAACAACACCTATCAAATAGCCACAGCTTCGTTGGATAGAACCTTACGTATATGGGACTTGAGAAACGTCTCGAAAGCCAATGCCGAATGGtcagaatttgaaaaccAAATCTCACCGCATTTATATGGTTCATTCTCATCAAGGCTCTCGGTGTCTTGTGTGGACTGGAATAGCGAAAATCGACTCGTCTGCAATGGTTATGATGATTATATCAACATCTTTGATTTAA acgaagaatcGCTTATTCCGGACAATTTGAAAGcattcaacaaaatcaaacacAACTGTCAAACTGGTAGATGGGTGTCGATTCTTAAGTCCAAATGGCAGGTTGCTCCAGAAGACGGTGTGCAGAAGTTTGTCATTGCCAATATGAACCGAGCTTTAGATATCTATGATCAAAAGGGTCAGATAATAGCCCACTTAACAGACTCTGTAGGAGCAGTTCCAGCAGTCTGTGGATTTCATCCTACAAAGAATTGGGTTGTAGGAGGAAGCGCTAGCGGAAAGGTGTACCTATTTGAATGA
- the FOL3 gene encoding folylpolyglutamate synthase (Folylpolyglutamate synthase (Folylpoly-gamma-glutamate synthetase) (FPGS) (Tetrahydrofolylpolyglutamate synthase)~go_function ATP binding; ligase activity~go_process biosynthesis) — MPIDLGLSRVYSLLKQLNNPHINAYKTIHVAGTNGKGSTVAYLSSILTKSKVRNGRFTSPHMLYYNDCICINDEVYPLSKFQKVSNLVQEQNQLHKLGCTEFELLTVTAFKIFELENVEIAVVEVGLGGRLDATNALEPYNKTTKGGVIATAITKIGIDHENLLGNTLAAISGEKAGIIKRMIPCVLDRTNVKVVVETVQNRANELDVPLTLVDGIEEAEPAPAQIISQEVQDLLTLSPLKGDYQLQNLSVSLKVVELVSPYFLDDAGNCRITNETIRSGIGATRWPGRLQSVQIPNFDFSVLLDGAHNESAAIELGKHLRKQRNGQGIIFVIGMTKGKSLASLLSHIAEKTKDTVIGTSFTPPENMPWISSFPIHQLQQEASQYVEDVDKFVGEDISKVFAHVKKYRDQGDERQVVVCGSLYLCGDVLRLVESGESN; from the coding sequence ATGCCTATAGATTTGGGCCTCTCGAGAGTCTATCTGCTcttgaagcaattgaataATCCACATATCAATGCTTACAAGACTATCCATGTAGCTGGCACGAATGGCAAAGGCTCGACAGTGGCATACCTCTCGTCAATTCTTACAAAGTCGAAAGTCAGAAACGGCCGCTTTACTTCGCCCCATATGTTGTACTACAAtgattgtatttgtatCAATGACGAAGTCTACCCTTTGTCTAAGTTCCAAAAAGTGAGCAATTTAGTACAAGAACAGAACCAATTGCACAAGTTGGGCTGTACCGAGTTTGAGCTATTGACAGTAACAGcattcaagatctttgagttggaaaatgttgaaattgCTGTAGTCGAAGTTGGTCTTGGAGGTCGTTTAGATGCTACCAATGCATTGGAACCCTACAATAAGACTACAAAGGGTGGAGTCATAGCCACCGCCATCACAAAGATCGGTATTGATCACGAGAACTTGTTGGGGAACACACTAGCCGCAATTTCAGGCGAAAAAGCAGGGATTATCAAGAGAATGATCCCTTGTGTCCTAGATAGAACTAACGTAAAAGTTGTAGTAGAAACAGTCCAAAACAGAGCCAATGAATTGGATGTGCCATTGACCTTGGTggatggaattgaagaagcagagCCTGCTCCGGCACAAATTATATCGCAAGAAGTGCAAGATTTACTTACACTATCGCCCTTGAAGGGAGACTACCAACTCCAGAACTTAAGTGTGTCCTTAAAGGTAGTAGAACTTGTCAGTCCATACTTTTTGGATGACGCCGGCAACTGTAGGATAACGAACGAAACTATACGCTCAGGAATCGGTGCAACACGATGGCCGGGCCGTCTTCAAAGTGTCCAAATCCCGAATTTTGATTTTAGTGTTCTCTTGGATGGAGCTCATAACGAGAGTGCAGCCATTGAGTTGGGTAAACATCTCCGGAAGCAGAGAAATGGCCAAGGGATTATATTTGTTATCGGCATGACTAAGGGTAAGTCTTTGGCAAGTTTGTTGTCTCATATAGCGGAAAAAACCAAAGACACCGTAATTGGAACTTCTTTCACACCTCCCGAGAATATGCCATGGATCAGTAGCTTTCCAATAcaccaacttcagcaaGAGGCATCTCAGTATGTTGAAGATGTGGATAAATTTGTCGGAGAAGATATCTCCAAGGTATTTGCACATGTCAAGAAGTACAGAGATCAGGGTGATGAGAGACAAGTTGTAGTATGTGGCTCGTTGTACTTGTGTGGAGATGTTCTTCGATTGGTAGAGAGTGGTGAGAGTAATTGA
- a CDS encoding mediator subunit of RNA polymerase II — translation MSETFIQERLDSLYEIDCKIVSLLDNISTLFQTYSSSDGDVKESFASQTEEIYSILSKVAIDLRKEVKVMDDNIGVYDKNKDGVMILPIGVDQKNTTLGRKKLNEELKELEGLLPPVSKSNEEDISMADAEQSVEIEKNAEEDKTQVKKEAVQESITEPEKSNQSTNEETKETQPDQIESKDDIKQETPFNEINIPKESTSEPELGLGADIDIDMDNNDNNNDDNSNVDDLFEDIL, via the coding sequence ATGTCAGAAACGTTCATCCAGGAAAGACTCGATTCTCTCTACGAGATCGACTGCAAGATTGTCTCCTTGCTAGACAACATATCTACGCTCTTCCAGACCTATAGCAGCAGCGATGGCGATGTCAAGGAGTCGTTTGCGCTGcagacagaagaaatctaCAGCATTTTGAGCAAAGTGGCAATTGATCTTCGTAAGGAAGTCAAGGTTATGGACGATAACATTGGAGTCTACGACAAGAACAAAGACGGAGTCATGATATTGCCCATTGGAGTAGACCAGAAGAACACCACACTTGGAAGGAAAAAGCTTAACgaggaattgaaggaattAGAAGGCTTATTGCCACCCGTCAGCAAGAGCAACGAAGAGGATATCAGTATGGCAGATGCTGAACAATCagtagaaatagaaaagaatgctgaagaagataagaCACaagtaaagaaagaagctgTTCAAGAGTCGAtaacagaaccagaaaaaAGCAATCAATCAACAAATGAAGAAACTAAAGAAACTCAACCCGACCAAATAGAATCAAAGGATGACATCAAACAAGAAACACCAttcaatgaaatcaacatTCCAAAGGAGTCGACTTCGGAACCAGAACTTGGCCTTGGCGCCGATATTGACATCGACATGGACAACAATGACAATAATAACGATGATAATAGCAATGTAGATGatctttttgaagatataCTATGA
- a CDS encoding DNA replication complex GINS protein PSF1 (go_function molecular function unknown): MYGDLANKLILDAKRTANLSEIPLYQADLVKDIVKEVQDLKNDADYLMEQQELNGEDDDAEQSKINQCQLFVTMLSMTRNKRCLLAYENLRANKIDEFCWLNLDPITDSTLDNLSHAEQEYYKNYQDLLMDYKSKYADIDLSGTLEPPTNIFIDVRVLRNGGEVQTEYGSFNLIKDSQFYVRKSDVERLIQQGYLEEL; this comes from the exons ATGTACGGGGATCTCgccaacaagttgattctCGACGCCAAGAGAACAGCCAATCTCCTGGAAATTCCTCTCTACCAAGCAGACTTGGTCAAAGACATCGTGAAAGAAGTACAGGATCTCAAGAACGATGCCGACTATCTCATGGAACAGCAGGAGCTTAACGGCGAAGATGACGACGCGGAGCAGTCCAAAATCAATCAGTGTCAGCTATTTGTGACCATGTTATCGATGACAAGAAACAAGCGATGTCTACTTGCCTACGAAAATCTCCGTGCCAACAAGATCGATGAATTCTGCTGGTTGAATCTCGATCCCATCACCGACTCCA CATTGGACAACTTGAGCCACGCCGAACAGGAATACTACAAAAACTACCAGGACTTGTTGATGGACTACAAATCCAAATACGCAGATATCGATCTCTCGGGAACACTAGAGCCTCCTACAAATATCTTTATAGATGTGAGAGTCCTCAGAAACGGAGGAGAGGTCCAGACAGAGTACGgctccttcaacttgataaaAGACTCTCAGTTCTATGTGCGGAAATCTGACGTTGAACGTTTGATCCAGCAGGGGtatttggaagagttgtAG
- the EKI1 gene encoding ethanolamine kinase — protein sequence MDSSDLQQSSSAYCFIANKDVHCIPINSFNSYSDSFLALDNTKHQRDDADFTPDKLYLKNRNLLYSLNNPSLSDVEFEPNSPTPLHSTLNTANNNTPINGNHNGNNSHSNSTSFPPASDVDLSAIINNYATHAVYFPKLIVNLSENLNNNFQDLKTLLVKIFPTWSNKDEITLKQLTGGITNMLLRCSYKPLQETVLIRVYGHGTNLIIDRHREFISHLILNSIGLAPPIHSRFKNGLIYGYLSGRSLESSELYSPNLYPLIAQQLGNWHNQLDYRLIQNGVEKIRTFSMSLKSKTKRDSISNGSTKKRYKKKFISNIWELIEDWINIVPVNPDLISSFNSNLSHEVTAENLKSIITEEFEWLKENLINSNSPVVSSHCDLLSGNVIIPDDLDIKKPLHSLPTIEKNPIKFIDYEYMLPAPRAFDIANHLAEWQGFDCDRSVIPTPHISNPVLVKWVKGYLNDENADMDKVGSLIEEIATFYGLPGFYWGIWAMIQSELSNIDFDYSKYGKLRLEEYWVWKGHFLK from the exons ATGGATTCCTCAGACCTCCAGCAGTCTTCCTCGGCCTACTGCTTCATAGCGAACAAAGACGTCCACTGCATCCCCATCAACTCGTTCAACAGCTACTCCGACTCTTTCCTAGCCTTGGACAATACCAAACACCAAAGGGACGATGCAGACTTCACACCCGACAAACtctacttgaagaacagaaacttGCTCTACAGCCTCAACAACCCTTCACTTTCAGATGTCGAATTCGAACCAAACTCTCCAACTCCACTCCACTCCACACTTAACACTGCCAATAACAATACCCCTATCAATGGTAACCATAATGGTAACAATAGCCATTCGAATTCCACTAGCTT TCCTCCGGCTTCCGACGTTGACCTCTCGGCTATCATCAATAATTACGCGACTCACGCCGTATACTTTCCCAAACTCATAGTCAACTTGTCCGAgaatttgaacaacaacttccagGACTTGAAGACCTTATTGGTGAAAATCTTTCCCACTTGGAGTAACAAAGATGAGATCACTTTGAAACAGCTTACTGGTGGTATCACCAACATGTTGCTTAGATGTTCCTACAAGCCGTTGCAGGAAACTGTACTCATCAGAGTATATGGCCACGGAACCAACTTAATTATCGACAGACACCGTGAGTTCATTCTGCACTTGATTCTCAACTCCATCGGCTTGGCTCCTCCCATCCATTCCAGATTCAAGAACGGATTGATCTACGGCTATCTCTCTGGCCGGTCATTGGAATCGTCCGAATTGTATAGCCCCAACTTGTATCCCTTAATCGCACAACAGCTCGGAAATTGGCACAACCAGTTAGACTACCGCTTGATCCAGAACGGTGTGGAAAAGATCAGAACCTTTTCCATGAGCTTGAAGTcgaaaacaaaaagagaCAGCATAAGTAATGgttctacaaagaagagatataagaagaaattcaTCTCCAACATATGGGAATTAATAGAAGACTGGATCAATATTGTGCCTGTGAACCCGGACTTGATATCGTCGTTTAACTCCAATTTGAGCCATGAAGTCACCGCTGAAAACCTCAAGAGTATCATTACCGAGGAGTTTGAATGgttgaaggaaaacttgatcaattcaaattcacCTGTAGTATCTTCACACTGCGATTTATTATCTGGAAATGTGATCATCCCAGACGACCTCGATATCAAGAAACCTTTACATTCCTTACCAACTATTGAAAAGAACCCTATCAAATTCATAGACTACGAGTATATGTTACCAGCACCTCGTGCTTTCGATATTGCCAACCATTTGGCAGAATGGCAGGGATTTGATTGTGACAGATCCGTCATCCCCACACCTCACATAAGCAACCCTGTTTTAGTGAAATGGGTGAAAGGATATCTTAACGACGAAAACGCGGATATGGATAAAGTCGGCAGcttgatagaagaaatcgCTACCTTCTATGGTTTGCCAGGTTTCTACTGGGGTATCTGGGCCATGATCCAAAGCGAGTTGTCAAATATCGACTTTGATTACTCTAAGTACGGAAAGTTGAGACTAGAAGAGTATTGGGTCTGGAAAGGacatttcttgaaa